From the Pelorhabdus rhamnosifermentans genome, the window CTGTACGCAAGGCACTGATGATAGCACAACATGGCGATCTTATTGTCGTTTTCTATGAAAAATATCGCGTTGTCAATGATGTTATCGATGATTTCGAACGACAAATAGCCGAAAAAAGACCTCAGCAAGGCATTGAAACTCTTCCAAATGATCAATTTGTGGCAGCAAGTGGCAAAACCTTTTAGAATTTATTTGTAAAACTGTAGCCATTAGAAGGCATTTCCGCTGACTTGTAGAATATTAAAAACAAAGTAAAAAGTGGAGGTGCTGTTATGGACGAACGTACAGTTAATGAAGAATTACAATTGGTTGTTTTTACTTTGGCAACTGAAGAGTATGCCCTTCCTATTACTAAAGTCCAAGAAATTAACCGTCTTGTGCCCATTACCAAGCTACCGCAAACACCAGCTTTTATGGAAGGAATTATTAATTTGCGTGGGCGTATTATTCCTGTTATTGATTTAAGAAAGCGTTTTTCCTTGGTTTTAAAGGAGCATACGGATGACACCCGTATTATTATTGTAGAGATTCAAGGACAAACACTTGGCGTCATTGTAGATGCTGTCACAGAAGTGATTCGTTTGCAGTCAGACAGTATTGAGCCGCCGCCGCAGGCTTTTGCGATTGATTCCAAGTATATTCAAGGTGTGGGAAAACTCGATAGTAGGCTGATTATCTTGTTGGATATTGATCGGATCTTTTCCAAGAATGAAGAAAAAATCTTACAAGATATGAATGATTAGGGGAAACAGATGGTTATAAAAAAAGCTTATGCCAAAATTAATTTAGCTCTTGATGTGCTTTATAAAAGGTGTGATGGCTATCATGAAGTCAAGATGGTCATGCAGTCCATTGACTTGTACGATACAGTGACACTGACGAAAAAGAAGCAGGGGATTGAGCTTGTAACGGATCGGAAAGAACTTCCTGTGGGTGCATCGAATTTGGCTTATCAAGCGGCGCAGTTATTCCAAGAGACTTATTCTATTTCTACCGGTGTATCCATGATATTGCATAAAAAAATCCCTATGTCTGCAGGTCTTGCTGGGGGGAGTGCCGATGCAGCGGCTGTGCTCAAGGGGATGAACGAACTTTTTGAATTGCACTTATCACTTGCTGAGCTCAGTAAGTTGGGTGCACAGCTTGGTTCAGATGTTCCTTTTTGCCTGGCTGGGGGGACACAGCTGGCTACAGGACGAGGTGAGCAGCTTGTAGAACTTCCTGCCCTTCCTTCTTGCTATGTTGTGCTGGCTAAGCCAGCGATGGATGTGTCGACGGCCTGGGTTTATGGGCATTATGAACCTCGGAATGTTATGAGTCATCCTGACATTCCCTCACTCGTGGCGGCTCTGGAAAAACAAGATTTATCAGGCGTCATTGCCTGTTGTGGTAATGTGTTGGAAGCCGTCACATTTTCAGCACATCCATCACTGGTTCAATTGAAAGAAAAAATGGCTGGATTTGGTATGCTGACGAGTTTAATGTCTGGTAGTGGACCAACAATTTTTGCTTTGACGAGTACTCAAGAAACCGCCCAGGCGCTTAAAGCGCTTTTAGAAAACGAGGCGGCCTTATTTGTTGATGTGACTAAAACCGTTACAAGGGAGAAGAATGAATATGGAGAGACGTTTATTGCCAATAAAACTAGACAGCTATAAACCATTGCGTGAAGTAGTTAGTGAAACCTTGCGCGAGGCCATTGTGAGCAGTGTACTTAAACCAGGTGAAAGGCTTATGGAAATTCAGCTTGCTGAAGAATTGGGCGTGAGCCGTACGCCTGTGCGCGAAGCCATTCGCAAGTTAGAACTGGAAGGCTTCGTTATTATGATTCCAAGGCGTGGGACCTATGTGGCGGATTTATCAATAAAAGATGTTAATGAAGTTTTTGAAATTCGTACGGCTCTTGATGTGCTTGCAGCGGGTTTGGCAGCTGAAAGAATTACAGATGAAGAACTGGAAACAATGGAACGCATTTTGGTGCAAATTGGTGAATGTGTCGATCAAAACGAACTAGAACCCATTGTGGAGCTTGATAGTCAGTTTCATGATATTTTATACCGTGCCTGTCGTAATGACCGACTTGTGGGGATTATTAACAACCTTCGGGAACAAATTACCCGGTTTCGGGCCATTTCCATGGCTGTTCCTGGTCGGATAAAAAATACATTGGAAGAACACAGCCGCTTAGTTGAAGCTATTGCAGCACGTGACGTCGATTTGTCACAGGAATTGGCACGACAACATATGGAAAATTCAGAACAAACTTTACTGCTCGATATGAATAATCGGCGGAAGGTGTAGGGTAGAAGGAGGAATCGCGTTTCATGGTAGATGCCCTCATCTTAGCTGGTGGTGAAACAAGCGAGAGTCTTCATGAACTTTCTGGTGAAACGTACGAGGCATTTATAAAGATTGACGGAAGGCCCATGGTGACTTATGTGGCCGATATCTTGGCGAATAGCCCATTTGTGGAACGAATCTTTATTGTTGGTCCTCGGGCTGAGCTTTCACACTGCAACTTTCCAGAAAATTCAATACTGATTCAGGGCGGTAAATCACTGCTAGAAACCATCCAAATAGGAATGGCTGCTGTGGATCAAGCAAAAAAGACGCTTGTTCTTACTTGCGATATTCCTCTTATTACGGAAGAGGCAGTACGGCATTTTCTGCAGAGTTGCCAAAAGAATGAGGCTGATTTTTATTATCCTATTGTGGAAAAAGAGTGCAGTGAACACTGTTATCCTGGTAATGAGCGGACCTATGTGCGATTAAAAGAGGGGGCGTTTACAGGCGGAAATATTTTTCTGGTGGATCCCAGGATTGTTCCCGCTTGTTTGAAGCAAGCCGAGTATATCTTGGAAAATCGTAAAAAGCCATTTAAATTATGTCAATTTCTTGGAATCCTATTTGTTCTTCAATTTTTGTTTGGGAAGCTCAAACTAAAAACGGTTGAACGGCGAGTTTCGCAGCTTTTACATATTCGTGGAGCGGTTATTCGGTCTCCTTTTGCTGAGGTGGGACTAGATGTGGATAAACCCAGTGATCTCATGCTTGTGCGGAGTTTTTTAGAATGAGAGTTGAATTCACTTTTTTTTTGTAGCACGTCTTGTCGTGCTACTTTTTTTGTATGTCAGCATAAGTAAGCAGGATTTAGTATAATAACAGAGAAAGTGAATAAAAATAATTAAATTCACCATAATGTTCGGGTTTTTGCCAAATGGAGGGCTTTTTATGGATAAAGTACGGAGAATTGATCGGTTGATTGCGATTACGAAGGTACTTGTCGATCACCCGCATCGTTTGTTTTCCTTGAGTTATTTTAACGGATTATTTGATGCGGCAAAATCAACATTGAGCGAAGATGTCCTGACAATTAAGCAGTCGTTAGTTGCGTTTGATATGGGAACATTAGAAACAGTATCAGGTGCTGCAGGCGGAGTTCGGTATCTTCCTTATCAATCGGTAAGTTCTATTCATACTTGTTTAGAAACTGTGGCTAGGCATTTTCGAGAGTCAGACCGTATTATTGCCGGTGGTTTTATTTACATGTCTGATATACTTTTTGATTCGTCGCTTATGGCAACGGTGAGCGAAATTTTTCTTACCAAGTTTAGTCAGACTAAGCCGGACTATATTATGACAGTCGAGACCAAGGGAATTCCCCTGGCACTTATGACTGCCAGAGCTTTTCATGTGCCACTTGTCATTGTACGCCGTGGTAGTCGCGTCACAGAAGGATCGGCTGTTAGTATTAATTATGTGACAGGTTCATCCCATCGCATTCAAACCATGTCGCTACCTAGGCGGGCTATTCAAAGTGGTTCGCGCGTGCTAATCATTGATGACTTTATGAAAGCAGGTGGTACGGCTCGCGGGATGGTTGATTTAGCGCGCGAAGTGGGGGCAGAGACGGTTGGTATTGGTGTTCTTGTTGCAACGAGGGAGCCTATACAGAAATTGGTTGAAAAATATACGGCGTTGCTTATCTTACAGGGTGTAGATGAACATAATAAACGAATAGATATTCAGCCCATAGCCGATTAAATTTTGTTATATTTGTAATATTCTTTTGGAGGAATATTGTGTTTTATGTCGAAAAGCAACTTTTATGTCCTTTTTAGGAATCTTTGTTTGTCAGGGGGAATTTTTATGACGAAACCTTCCTGCACCGCAGTTATTCTTGCCGCAGGCAAAGGGACGCGCATGAAATCTACTTTGCCGAAGGTGCTGCATAAAATAGGTGGCAAGGCCATGGTTCAGCATGTCCTTGATGCTGCCACAGATGCCGGGGCAACATTGAATATTGTTGTCATCGGATTTGGTGCTGATGAGGTACAACAGGCACTGGCTGGACAAGCTGAATTTGTTGTTCAGCAGGAACAATTGGGTACGGGACATGCCGTTTTGCAAGCTGTTCCTTTATTGACAGCTGAAAGCAAGACAGTCATGGTACTTTGTGGTGATACGCCGCTATTGACTCATGAACTATTAAGTAAGCTGCTTGCAGCACATGAAGAACAGGTTGCTCAGGCTACGGTTCTTACGGCTACTATGCCTGATGCCACAGGATATGGCCGGGTAGTTCGTGATGAAACGGGACAAGTACTCAAGATTGTGGAGCAAAAAGATGCTTCACAAGACGAGTTAGCCATCAAAGAAGTCAATACCGGGATTTATTGTTTTGATCAGCAGGTACTCCTTAGTACGCTGAGGGAACTTACTTGTGACAACGCACAAGGCGAATATTATTTAACCGATGTCATTTCCATTCTCGTCAAAGGCGGGATGAAAGTGGCAGCCGTGTCTGCGGAAGATTACCAAGAGACACTCGGCATTAATTCGCGGAGTCAATTGGCTGAGGCCGAGTTGATATTACGGCGGCGCAAATTAAAAGAGCTTATGGATCAGGGCGTAACTATCATGGATGTAAACAGTACTTTTATTGACGAATCAGTCACGATTGGTACGGATACGGTCATCTATCCTTTTACCTGGATTGAGGGTAACACGAAAATTGGCAGTCATTGTGAAATTGGGCCTAATTCGCGGATTCAAAACAGCCAAATCGCAAGTGGCGTAATTTTTCATTTCAGTTATGCTCATGAAGTAGTTATTGAGGAGAACGTTATTGTGGGTCCTTATGTTCATCTCAGGCCGAATACGCATTTATCATCAGGTGTCAAAGTAGGTAATTTTGTTGAAGTCAAAAATTCCATGATTGGTAAGGGAAGCAAGCTTCCTCACCTGAGCTATATTGGCGATACAGACATGGGGGAAAGAGTGAATATTGGCTCAGGCACCATTACGGTGAATTATGATGGGGTGCACAAACATCGTACAACCATTGAAGATGATGCTTTTATTGGCTGTAACGCTAATCTCGTAGCACCCGTAGTTGTTGAACGCGGTGCTTATGTGGCGGCTGGGTCAACAATTACAAAAAATGTTCCAGCTCAGGCGCTGGGTGTAGCACGGGCCAGACAGAACAATTTAGCTGGTTGGGTTGATAGAATTAAAAACAAGTGAAAGTAAAATGATGGGGGTTAGCAACGATGTTAGAAGATAGCAAACGGCTGCGAATTTTCAGCGGCAACGCCAATAAGCCTTTGGCTGAAGAAATAGCAGCATGTTTAGGGATTTCCGTAGGAGACGCTTTTGTGGGGCATTTCAACAATGGCGAAACTCAGGTCATGATTGATGAAAGTGTACGTGGTACAGATGTTTTTATCATTCAGCCTACGTGTTCACCAGTCAATGATCATTACATGGAGCTGCTTATTATGGTAGATGCTTTAAAACGGGCCTCAGCCAATCATATTACGGCAGTTATTCCTTACTATGGTTATGCCAGACAAGATCGCAAAACACGTGGTCGGGAGCCGATCTCTGCTAAGCTTGTGGCCAATCTTCTGACAACTGCCGGCGTAACGCGTGTCGTTACGATGGATCTTCATGCTGGACAGATTCAAGGTTTTTTCGACATTCCTGTTGATCATTTACCAGGCGGCCCGATTTTAGCTGATTATATTACATCAAAAGAATTAACAGATCTTGTTGTTGTTTCGCCAGATCTTGGCGGCGTAACACGTGCTAGACAATTGGCCGATCGTCTGGAAGCTCCGATTGCCATTATTGAAAAACGGCGTCCAGAGCCAGGTGTTGCTGAAGTCATGAATTTGATTGGCAGTGTGGAAGGCAAGAATGCTGTTCTTGTCGATGATATTGTCGATACAGCTGGTTCTCTGACTGAAGGTGCTAAAGCTTTGGAGCGGATGGGAGCTAAAAGCGTTTATGCCTGTTGTACGCACGGTGTGCTGAGCGATCCGGCAGTTGAGCGGATTAATAACTCGAATTTGAAGGAATTAATTATTACGAATACCATTCCTTTGCCGAAAGATAAACACAGTGATAAGATTAAAGTGCTTTCTGTAGCACCGCTTATGGCTGAAGCGATTATTCGCATTTTTGGTGAACTTTCTGTCAGCAAACTTTTTGATGATTGATTGTTTGTCTTAATAAACGAAGAGACATAACAAGGAGTGACTGCCAAAGGCAGATCACTCCTTGCTTTTTCACATCATTCTACATTATACTTGACTTCTCTACTGATAGTAATACGATTTTTGTATCTGCTAGGTGTATTATGAAACGTGAACGTTTTTTTTATTTGCAGGGATATGCTACAATAAAGGGACTATAGCTGTGAGGCTAAATGATAGGTGATGACATGAAACTTATTGTTGGTTTAGGAAATCCAGGCTCTGAATATGCGGCTACGCGTCATAATATTGGTTTTATGGTACTCCAGCAATTGGCTCTGAAATGGGGAGTAACCGATTGGAAATTTCAAGAAGAAGCACTTGTAGCTGATTATCGCTTTAAATGTGAACGCATTTTACTTGTGAAACCGCAGACATTTATGAATAACAGCGGCGTTGCTGTCAGTGCTTTGGCGCGTTTTTTCAAGATCACTGAAACAGATATCCTCATTATATATGATGATCTTGATTTAGCTGTGGGAAAGCTTAGGTTACGGGCTAAGGGTACTTCAGGTGGACATCGCGGGTTGGGATCAATTATTTTGCACTTGGGTAAGGACACTCTTTCCCGCATCAAAATTGGCATTAGTCATCCAAGTGGCATGCGGCCTGTTGTTGATCATGTGCTTACGCCTTTTACAACCGAAGAAGCCCCCTTAATTCGGGATGCTATTGGACAGGCGGTTCTGGCGACTGAAGCTTGGCTAACCGATGGAATTGCTCCGGCTATGAATCAATTCAATAAGAATAAATAGGTGATAATATGGTAACTGCTTTGTTTGCTGACAAGGACGGCGAAATATTTGATGCTCCCGGCTATCCTGCGGCAGGGCGTATCGGTGATCGACTTGTGCCGCTATTAAAAAAAGATCTTATTCCCTTGCCTGAAGGCTCTGAACTCATGCTGCTGCCAGATAGACAGGCCGTGTATGTTGATGAACAGGGAAAAGTAATGCCTTTGCCAGATAAAGTTTTAGCTGTGGCGGCCATGCTTCCGGTTGGTTATACACGGACTTATTTGCCAGCTTTTTTTAAGGAAGATGATGCGCCTGTTCTGCCTCTTTATGGTTATACTGCTACAGCGCTTGTCAATGATGCGATTTATGTTGCAGCTGTGAAAAGTGATGACAATGAAAAGTGGCATCCTTATCATTACAATACAAAATCCCTCAAGGATAAGGTGGCACGCATCAAGCGGGAGTTTTCGGGCAACCGTCTAGTGAAGCACCTGGCGCACTGCTCGTTGACCTGGCATTGTTGTACGGCACAAAACTTTTTTTACCATCGCTGGGAGGCCGGTATTCCTACATCGCCTTCTTGTAATGCTCATTGTTTTGGCTGTATTTCGCTTCAGGCATCGGAGTGTTGTCCGTCGCCCCAGAGCCGGATTGAATTTCGTCCGACGGCTGCTGAAGTGGCGGAAATTGGTCTCTATCATTTAGCTTCTTCGCATGAGCCGATGATTAGTTTTGGCCAAGGCTGTGAAGGCGAGCCGGCTCTTGCCTATGAGGTCATCGCTTCTGCTATCACGATGATCCGTCAGTCGACAGATCAAGGTGTGGTTAATATCAATACGAACGGCGGTTTCTTTGAAGGCATAAAGGCCATTGTTGATGCGGGCCTTGAGCATATGCGTGTCAGCATTATTAGTGCTCTTGAAGAAACTTATCAAGCCTATTATCGTAGCAATTATACCCTGGCTGACGTGAAAAAATCTATTGCCTATGCTAAAGCGCACGGCGTTTTTGTTTCACTTAATATGTTGTCTTTCCCAGGTCTGAACGACCGTCAAGACGAAGTGATGGCTTGGGAGAATTTTGTACGGGAAACAAAGATTGATATGATACAATTACGTAATCTTAATTTGGATCCCGATGCCTTTTGGAATATCATGCCGAAGTCTGCTGCGCCTAGTCTCGGTGTATGCAATTTTATTGAACGCCTTGGACGCTCAGACAGTCATCTTGTGATAGGTAGCTTTAGTCATTATGTGTCCAAGGACGAGTGAAGTGATAGGGTGAAATCATTTACGAAAATATTGCGTAACCTATTTTGTTGTGCTATACTCTTAGAAGAAAACTGTAGTAGTCTATATATTACGTCAAAGAACGTGATAGTAAAAAGTGAGGTGCAATAAGCGATGAAGAAAGATATTCATCCTAACTTTGGGGAAGCCAAAGTCGTGTGTGGCTGTGGAAACACGTTTATCACTGGTTCTGTAAAAAAAGAACTCCGCGTGGACGTTTGCTCTAAATGCCATCCTTTCTATACCGGTCAACAACGCAATGCAGCGGTTGGCGGAAGAATTGAGAAATTCAATAAACGTTATGGTAAATAAGAACAATAGGTCCAGCAGAGCAGAAATGCTCTGCTGTATTTATATACTGAAATCAATCAGGAGGTAGCCTGTGAAACAAAAAGTATCGATTGGCGGTCAAGCTGTCATTGAAGGGGTCATGATGCGGGGTCCTAAGTATATCGCAACAGCTGTCAGGGAGCCAGGCGGTACCATTGCTATTGATAAATCAGCTCTTTCATCTGTCGCAGATAAATATCCACTCTTGAAAAAACCGATGATACGCGGCGTAGTTGCCCTCGTCGAGTCACTTGTTTATGGACTGAAATCACTTTCTTATTCGGCACAAGTCGCTGGAGAAGAAGGCGAAGAACTGTCTGATAAAGAAATTGCTATGACGATGGTTTTTGCGCTTGTCCTTGGCATTGGTTTGTTTGTTATTTTGCCGACTTATGCGGCGAAAGCCATTCATACCTCTATTAGTGATCCCATTTTGCTCAATTTGCTGGAAGGAATGCTTCGTTTGGTTATTTTCTTTGCTTATATTTTTGGCATATCGCGCATGAGGGACATTCAGCGGGTATTTGAATATCATGGTGCCGAGCATAAAACGATTTTTGCCTATGAGGCAGGCGTTGAACTGACAGCTGAAAATATTCGTCCTTACAGTCGGCTTCATCCGCGTTGTGGAACGAACTTTTTGCTCATTGTCATGATTGTGAGTATTGTGCTATTTGCTTTTTTAGGCTGGCCCAATTTGTTAGAACGTATTGTTTCCCGCGTAATTTTATTGCCCGTTGTGGCAGGCATTGCCTATGAGATTATTCGCTTTGCCGGACGCAGTGAAAAACGCTGGGTGGCCATTGCCATTACGCCTGGTCTGTGGCTGCAAAATTTAACGACAAGAGAACCGAGTGATGATCAAATTGAAGTTGCCGTAGCGGCACTTACAGCCGTAAACCCAGCCAATTATTTATCCTCAGAAACAAAGGTGGATGACCATGCTTGAACAATTGCAGGCCATTGAAGATAAGTTTTTAGAACTAGAAAATTTAATTAGTGACCCTGTTGTTTTAGCCAATCAAAGTGAATGGTTGAAACATACCCGATCACACGCAAAATTAGCGCCCATTGTTGCTAAATTTCGTGAATATAAGGTTGTACAACAGTCTTTAGTTGATGCGAATGAAATGCTGAAAGAAAAATTGGATGATGATTTTAAGTCGCTTGTTCAACAGGAACTGACGGAGTTAAAAGCAAAAAATGAAGTGCTGGCTGAAGAATTACGGATTTTAATGTTGCCCAAAGATCCTAATGACGATAAAAATGTTATTGTGGAGATTCGTGGCGGTGCAGGTGGCGATGAAGCGGCTTTATTTGCTGGGGACTTGTTTCGTATGTATACGCGCTATGCAGAAACACAGGGGTGGCGGGTCGAGATATTGGATGCTAGTCCCACTGATTTGGGTGGCTTTAAAGAGGTCGTCTTCGTCCTGGAAGGCGATGGAGCTTATAGCCGTTTAAAATTTGAAAGTGGTGTTCATCGTGTACAACGTGTACCGACCACAGAGTCGGGTGGCCGTATTCATACGTCTACAGTCACTGTCGCAGTACTGGCTGAAGCAGAAGATGTGGACATCGATATTAATCCAACGGAGCTTAAGATTGATACGTATTGTGCCAGCGGCGCAGGTGGACAGCATGTCAACCGGACGGAGTCGGCTGTGCGTATTACTCATCTGCCAACAGGGATTATTGTCACCTGTCAAGATCAAAAGTCACAACTTAAAAATCGTGAACAAGCCATGCGTGTACTGAGGGCTAAGGTACTAGAGCAGGCCGAGGCACAGCAGCATGCGGAAGTGGCTGAGGCACGAAAAAGCCAAGTCGGTACAGGCGATCGTAGCGAACGTATTCGAACCTATAATTTTCCGCAGGGCCGAGTAACAGATCACCGCATTGGGCTTACCTTGCACAAGTTGGATTTTATCTTGAACGGTGATTTAACCGAGTTGATTAACGCCCTCATTACAGCGGATCAAAGTGAGCGGCTCAAGCAGGTGCAGTGATGGCGACGGAGTGTTGGACGATTAGCCGTATTTTATCATGGACTAAGCAGTACTTTACCGAGAAAGGCGTGGCTTCACCACGCCTTGATGCGGAAGTACTGCTTTCCCATGTCTTGAAAACCGACCGTATTCACTTGTATGTGCATTTCGATCAGCCTTTGCAAAGTGAGGAATTACAAAAGTTTCGTCAAGCTGTCAGGGAGCGGGCGCTGCGCCAACCTGTCGCTTATATTATTGGCAGGAAAGAATTTATGGGGTTAGATTTTATTGTATCGCCTCATGTGTTAATACCGCGGCCAGATACGGAAATCCTAGTAGAAACGGCGCAAAAATTACTGTCTCCTCTTCGCGAGCCACGCTTGGCTGATGTGGGGACAGGCAGCGGAGCTATTATCGTGAGTCTGTTGCACTTACTGCCAGATGCTCAAGGCGTTGCGGTCGATATTTCGGAGGAGGCCCTTGCTGTGGCGCAGCAGAATGCAAGGCGTCATGCTGTTAGAGAGAGAGTAGAGTTCTTAGAAGGGAATATGACAGAGCCTCTGACAGGAACGTTTGACGCTATTTTGTCCAATCCGCCGTACATTCCTGATGAAGTGATTGCAACATTGGAGCCGGAAGTTCGCCGGGAACCCGTGAACGCTCTAGCGGGCGGCAAGGATGGTTTAAACTTTTACCGTCATTTGATTAAAAATAGTGCGGCTTATTTAAACGATAATGGTTTTTTGGCTATCGAGATTGGTCAGGGGCAAGCGAGGGATATTCAGCAATTGGTCTTGTCATCGCCATTGATTGTTCAATCCATTCATAAGGATTATGCGGGTATTGAACGCGTCATCATATTGGCAAAGAAAAAAGACTTACTATAGAGAAGGGGTATTATGGATACAGTTTTTCACAAAATTTCATCGCTGACGCCTGATCCACTTGTGATTGCTGAGGCAGGAACGATTTTAAAGCGGGGCGGGTTGGTGGCTTTCCCAACAGAGACCGTTTATGGTCTGGGTGCCAGCGCTTATCAGGAAGAGGCATTGCGTAATATCTATCAGGCCAAGGGGCGTCCGTCCGATAATCCGCTTATTTTGCATATTGCCGAATTAGACACGTTTTATGAGTTGGCGAAAACCCTAC encodes:
- the pth gene encoding aminoacyl-tRNA hydrolase, whose translation is MKLIVGLGNPGSEYAATRHNIGFMVLQQLALKWGVTDWKFQEEALVADYRFKCERILLVKPQTFMNNSGVAVSALARFFKITETDILIIYDDLDLAVGKLRLRAKGTSGGHRGLGSIILHLGKDTLSRIKIGISHPSGMRPVVDHVLTPFTTEEAPLIRDAIGQAVLATEAWLTDGIAPAMNQFNKNK
- a CDS encoding ribose-phosphate diphosphokinase; protein product: MLEDSKRLRIFSGNANKPLAEEIAACLGISVGDAFVGHFNNGETQVMIDESVRGTDVFIIQPTCSPVNDHYMELLIMVDALKRASANHITAVIPYYGYARQDRKTRGREPISAKLVANLLTTAGVTRVVTMDLHAGQIQGFFDIPVDHLPGGPILADYITSKELTDLVVVSPDLGGVTRARQLADRLEAPIAIIEKRRPEPGVAEVMNLIGSVEGKNAVLVDDIVDTAGSLTEGAKALERMGAKSVYACCTHGVLSDPAVERINNSNLKELIITNTIPLPKDKHSDKIKVLSVAPLMAEAIIRIFGELSVSKLFDD
- the rpmE gene encoding 50S ribosomal protein L31, with amino-acid sequence MKKDIHPNFGEAKVVCGCGNTFITGSVKKELRVDVCSKCHPFYTGQQRNAAVGGRIEKFNKRYGK
- the glmU gene encoding bifunctional UDP-N-acetylglucosamine diphosphorylase/glucosamine-1-phosphate N-acetyltransferase GlmU, translated to MTKPSCTAVILAAGKGTRMKSTLPKVLHKIGGKAMVQHVLDAATDAGATLNIVVIGFGADEVQQALAGQAEFVVQQEQLGTGHAVLQAVPLLTAESKTVMVLCGDTPLLTHELLSKLLAAHEEQVAQATVLTATMPDATGYGRVVRDETGQVLKIVEQKDASQDELAIKEVNTGIYCFDQQVLLSTLRELTCDNAQGEYYLTDVISILVKGGMKVAAVSAEDYQETLGINSRSQLAEAELILRRRKLKELMDQGVTIMDVNSTFIDESVTIGTDTVIYPFTWIEGNTKIGSHCEIGPNSRIQNSQIASGVIFHFSYAHEVVIEENVIVGPYVHLRPNTHLSSGVKVGNFVEVKNSMIGKGSKLPHLSYIGDTDMGERVNIGSGTITVNYDGVHKHRTTIEDDAFIGCNANLVAPVVVERGAYVAAGSTITKNVPAQALGVARARQNNLAGWVDRIKNK
- a CDS encoding chemotaxis protein CheW; amino-acid sequence: MDERTVNEELQLVVFTLATEEYALPITKVQEINRLVPITKLPQTPAFMEGIINLRGRIIPVIDLRKRFSLVLKEHTDDTRIIIVEIQGQTLGVIVDAVTEVIRLQSDSIEPPPQAFAIDSKYIQGVGKLDSRLIILLDIDRIFSKNEEKILQDMND
- a CDS encoding DUF1385 domain-containing protein produces the protein MKQKVSIGGQAVIEGVMMRGPKYIATAVREPGGTIAIDKSALSSVADKYPLLKKPMIRGVVALVESLVYGLKSLSYSAQVAGEEGEELSDKEIAMTMVFALVLGIGLFVILPTYAAKAIHTSISDPILLNLLEGMLRLVIFFAYIFGISRMRDIQRVFEYHGAEHKTIFAYEAGVELTAENIRPYSRLHPRCGTNFLLIVMIVSIVLFAFLGWPNLLERIVSRVILLPVVAGIAYEIIRFAGRSEKRWVAIAITPGLWLQNLTTREPSDDQIEVAVAALTAVNPANYLSSETKVDDHA
- a CDS encoding nucleotidyltransferase family protein, with protein sequence MVDALILAGGETSESLHELSGETYEAFIKIDGRPMVTYVADILANSPFVERIFIVGPRAELSHCNFPENSILIQGGKSLLETIQIGMAAVDQAKKTLVLTCDIPLITEEAVRHFLQSCQKNEADFYYPIVEKECSEHCYPGNERTYVRLKEGAFTGGNIFLVDPRIVPACLKQAEYILENRKKPFKLCQFLGILFVLQFLFGKLKLKTVERRVSQLLHIRGAVIRSPFAEVGLDVDKPSDLMLVRSFLE
- the purR gene encoding pur operon repressor, which produces MDKVRRIDRLIAITKVLVDHPHRLFSLSYFNGLFDAAKSTLSEDVLTIKQSLVAFDMGTLETVSGAAGGVRYLPYQSVSSIHTCLETVARHFRESDRIIAGGFIYMSDILFDSSLMATVSEIFLTKFSQTKPDYIMTVETKGIPLALMTARAFHVPLVIVRRGSRVTEGSAVSINYVTGSSHRIQTMSLPRRAIQSGSRVLIIDDFMKAGGTARGMVDLAREVGAETVGIGVLVATREPIQKLVEKYTALLILQGVDEHNKRIDIQPIAD
- a CDS encoding GntR family transcriptional regulator yields the protein MERRLLPIKLDSYKPLREVVSETLREAIVSSVLKPGERLMEIQLAEELGVSRTPVREAIRKLELEGFVIMIPRRGTYVADLSIKDVNEVFEIRTALDVLAAGLAAERITDEELETMERILVQIGECVDQNELEPIVELDSQFHDILYRACRNDRLVGIINNLREQITRFRAISMAVPGRIKNTLEEHSRLVEAIAARDVDLSQELARQHMENSEQTLLLDMNNRRKV
- the ispE gene encoding 4-(cytidine 5'-diphospho)-2-C-methyl-D-erythritol kinase, with the translated sequence MVIKKAYAKINLALDVLYKRCDGYHEVKMVMQSIDLYDTVTLTKKKQGIELVTDRKELPVGASNLAYQAAQLFQETYSISTGVSMILHKKIPMSAGLAGGSADAAAVLKGMNELFELHLSLAELSKLGAQLGSDVPFCLAGGTQLATGRGEQLVELPALPSCYVVLAKPAMDVSTAWVYGHYEPRNVMSHPDIPSLVAALEKQDLSGVIACCGNVLEAVTFSAHPSLVQLKEKMAGFGMLTSLMSGSGPTIFALTSTQETAQALKALLENEAALFVDVTKTVTREKNEYGETFIANKTRQL
- a CDS encoding radical SAM protein → MVTALFADKDGEIFDAPGYPAAGRIGDRLVPLLKKDLIPLPEGSELMLLPDRQAVYVDEQGKVMPLPDKVLAVAAMLPVGYTRTYLPAFFKEDDAPVLPLYGYTATALVNDAIYVAAVKSDDNEKWHPYHYNTKSLKDKVARIKREFSGNRLVKHLAHCSLTWHCCTAQNFFYHRWEAGIPTSPSCNAHCFGCISLQASECCPSPQSRIEFRPTAAEVAEIGLYHLASSHEPMISFGQGCEGEPALAYEVIASAITMIRQSTDQGVVNINTNGGFFEGIKAIVDAGLEHMRVSIISALEETYQAYYRSNYTLADVKKSIAYAKAHGVFVSLNMLSFPGLNDRQDEVMAWENFVRETKIDMIQLRNLNLDPDAFWNIMPKSAAPSLGVCNFIERLGRSDSHLVIGSFSHYVSKDE